AACCCGTTAACCTATTAACTCATTAACCTATTGGATCAAAAATAAACAGTTCATTTCGGTTAATGGGTCAACTTGGGTTGAGTCAACCCGTGGGTCAtgacccattttgacacccctaagTGTCATGACCCATGGGTTGACCCAACCCCCATGGACCCAACCCAAGTTGACCCATTAACCTAAATGAACTGTTTATTTTTGATCCAATGGGCTAATGAGTTTATATGTTAATGGGTTAACAGGTTAATGGGTTAACAGGTTAATGGGTTGATAGGTTAATGGGTTAACATGTTAAAATAAGTTTATTGGGTTGGGTCAACTATGGCCCATTTAGTTTTCAATTAAAACACCATTAATAAACCCAATTATCTTCCAAATCCAGGATCCAATTTTACTTTCTCTATCGTTGCATCGATCTGATTtcatttttcccgccaaaatcacaaaaacgtatttctcgccaaaatcgcaaaaacatgttttcccgccaaaaccaaaaaacgtgttttcccgccaaaaccacaaaacgcgtttttttcccgccaaaaccgcaaaacgcgttttcccgccaaaaccacaaaacgcgttttcccgccaaaatcacaaaacgcGTTTTTTCGGCCAAAACCAAAaacgccaaaaccgcaaaacacgtttttcccgtcaaaattgcAAAATGCGTTATCCCGCCAAAACAgcaaaacgtgttttctcgccaaaaccgaaaaacgtattttcccaccaaaaccacaaaacgcgttttcccaccaaaatcgcaaaacgcgttttcccgccaaaatcgcaaaacacgttttcccgtcaaaacagcaaaacatgttttctcgccaaaaccaaaaaacgtattttcccgccaaaaccaaaaaacgtatttttcccgccaaaactaaaaaacgtgttttcccgccaaaaccacaaaacctTCCCTTATATCTTACTTTCTACAAAACATCCTATGAATCCCACATTTTTATTGAACCCCAGTTAGACccatatataataagtttaagAAAGGCCCATAATGATTTACCTAATTCCTTGttagattaattatttattacctATAAACGTCTGTCTCTTTTCTTCATTTATCTGCTCTGCTAGGGTTTTATAGTTGTCGGAAAACGAAGAAGCGATGACGGGATTTTCTAGGGTTTTCGGAGGATGCCGGACACTGATGGCGAAGGCGACGACTAATGCAGCCGCTACTGGCATTGTAGCTGGTAAAGAAGGAAAAGGAATACTAAAGACTGTTCCGGTCTCGAAGACGCTGGCTAGCTTCGCCGGAGAGAGCGAACTCTCTCGTGCCACCGCCGTGAAGAAAGTGTGGGAGCATATCAAGGGTAACAACCTCCAGGTACAGTTTCAGAGATAATTTGATTTTGGTGTTGTTACATTATACTATTAATGAGTTTAAGACAAGTATTTGCCTTGTGTTGAGTAGTAGAACAATGTATTGGGTTCAAGTAGAGTCTGATTCTGTCTTGACTTGTTGAATCAAGAAGAACTCAGTGGTTGGGAATATAGTGTGCTGGGTTTGGATTAAGGCATATGCTTCTCTGTTTTATTAAGAACGGTTTTGTTTTGAATATGTAGAATCCGGAGAATAGGAAGGAGATCATATGCGATGATAAGTTGAAGACGATATTTGAAGGCAAAGACAAAGTTGGATTCACTGAGATCGCCAAGCTCTTGTCCCCACATTTTCCTAAGTCGGTCTGATGAtttgttgatgtttttttctATCTAAATCCAAGCAATAGTTTTTCTTTCTCTCAGTTCGTTTTAGATGATTGTACATTATATtatgggaaaaaaaaaagcagcaaATCTCTGCTggttcaaatttataatttcgTTTGATTTTGGATCTTTTGATATTGGTGGTCTTTCTTGCTCAATCAAATCCATTTATTAATCAATGAAAGTCCAAGGATTACCAAATAAAAGGAACACacaaaagataacaagaacTCTTTCTTGTATATTAGAAACCTTTTAAACAATTTTCTTAGATCTGTTTAATGATTTACTCTCAGTCACACGCGATTAGAGACAGACCAGTTTCTAAACTCTCAAACACAAAAGCCGAGCTGCTCTCACAAGACACTCGCCTTTGTTAACACTTACTTGGCAAGAACGCACCTCTTGCTCAAGCTTTTTCTCAATTGAACGTCTAACCTAAATCTACCCAAGGTAATCTAGTTATTTTTTGCTTCACACCAAAGCAATATTCTGGACCCAATGATTATTTGTACACATAGATCAGCATGTGTAACACATTCCTCTGTTCCACATAGTCAAGCTCATTATTCTTGAGCTTACAATCAATTCTATGAAAGCTATATTACAAGTCACAATATGCCATAGATTTTTGAGTTAGTATATGTTAACTTCGCCACCAATGGAGTTAATGAATAATGATCTTAGTAGATGAAACCTGTCGGCGTTCTATGTAAATGTGGATGGATGTTTTTCGGActacggtttttttttttaagttgtgcaaattatatatcaataataaaaatagtttggGTTACCGGGTTTGTTTAAGTTATTACAAATGCCAGCTATTAAGCTGgttcgaatttttttaaataagtacaTTCCAAAAATAGTTAAGTAGAAATCCCTTCTATTCGAAAATAGAGAAATGGTTTTCAAATTTCAGGAAAATTAGAAGAACATTACGTCGTTGGAGACTCGGCTTTTAACTGACGTTTGACACCTCGTCCTTGATCTACCTCACAGCTTCAATACATGTTTCTTTGTGTAGTGATAAAAGTTGATTATGCAGAGCAGCTAATGTTCTGTGAATTTTGATAGTGACTCTTATGGGTGGTTTTGGAAGCTGTTGATGTGTGCGAGCATTATGTTCCCGTCAAATCAAGTAGTTTGTTGCCAGGAAAGCCACCGTAGCCAGAAAGTTGTCAAGATTTGTGAGTGTTTTTCATCAGAGACTGAACGTCCAATCTGGATTCTAACGGGAACTCAAAATTTTTGATGCCAACATTGTCTAAACAGTATGAAAGTAGAATCGGGTTTCATCTCGCCGCCGCAAGAAAAAAAGGTCTTGAGAATACTTCGTCGATTTCAACTTGGACCGGTGTAAAATATGACagaaatcgataaaataataagataataatatttttaaaactcccACGTAAATATAgtctcattaaaatcataaattaataatctatctatatttatattttatataagtagaaacaaaaaattattcacaatgaaaatacttctatttttcttaatattttaatatattttgataatatttagtaaaattatatcgaaaACCACATAACAATTCtatcaaacataaaaatatacaccaaataagataataaaataatacgaaagtcaaatttttaatatttaaataatttatctacggtaaaaacaaatattttcttattttattaataaaaatagaaaaaatagaaaaaaatctaaaaatgaaactttttaaaattaatatctctacaaattaataaaattttatagtcccaacattattaatttataaaggtactattatatatatatatattcaaataactAAGACATACACGAAACTGGCCAAAGTACAAAATCTTTTCGGAACCATAAGCCGGCACTGTACAGCTTACCAcccaaactaaaactaaaaacaacaaagaTTAGACAACTTAAACTAACACAAGGAAAAGAAAGATCACtaaagacttttgaaacacacaaAACATCATAGAAATGTGAAGCAAAACAAGGGTGAAAGCCTGAATGAACGAGAAAGCATTGACAATCGATTTATTAAGATGCGAGAAGATGTCCAAGACAAGTTCCGAAAAGGAACTCAGAGCAATCatcactcaagaacaagctTCACCTGAGGGAAACCACTAGATAACGGTTCTCCATCCAAGCAGCAAACGGAGAACACTGTTGACAATCAACAACTAAATTGAGCTAAAACTCCACAATCACTtaccaaaaaatatgaaaagtatGTCGGTTAAAAACCAAGGGATATCACAACTTCGGCACCGAAGCTTCACACTGAACAATTCAACATATATTCCAAAGGTCGGCCGAAGAAACCTTACCGAACACGAAGCCCAATAGGGGGCATAATGCCATAAAGGACATGAAAAATATCCAAAGGTCAACCGGTTCGAAAGATCTTTGCTATAATTTCTAAACCtagatattaaaatttaaaattgatccTAACTTCATTCTCACTCTCTGaatactaataaaaaaaattctaatcactaaatcctaaacaaaaattaaatcttAAACTCAAACATAATtcataaactcaaatattaaaatctaaaGTTGACCCTAACTTCACTACCactctctaaatactaaaccataaactatAATCACTAAACCTTCTTATCCCCTAATGATATCGTTCATGTAAAGTAGAAAGCGTGATATTCCAACATGTAGGTCAAATTCAAAACTCACAAAGGGGCGCGTGAATTACACATATGGAAGTAGTTTCCCTGTAGATAAATTGCCAgtatatttatacattttgatcCTTGAGTTGACCCAAAAAAAGTTGTACGGTTTAATCCTAGAATTGGGTGTTTAGagtatatttttactatttttcaaaatctataaacgaaataatatatacattacATATAAATGtgaataacatatgttaaaatatctaaatttaacatataaattagatcagtttgaatatttggatagaaaatcaaaaaatattttaaatatttttagtgttttgaatatactttacctatttcatatatttagttttgcCAAGTcatattatgtttataaaaaaataaaaataatcataaaattaattgaaaaaagaaaaaaacattgacGTTGTTAACGCCATCAGCAAAACCCTAAACaccaaattctaaaccctaggaggtgaactctaaaccctaactcCTTGGTctgaatcctaaaccctaagACTGAACCCTAAACACTAGGGGGTGAACCTAAACCCTAAGCcgtaaaacctaaaccctagagAATGAACCCTAAGGTTTAAAACTTAGTTGACGGCGTAAACAACGtcaaagtttttttctttctttttcttggtaAGTAATACTAGTTTCTAAAtttgttacttttttttataaatgtaatttgacttgataaatttttattggctaTTATTTTAGTGAATGTACATATTCGTTCCGAAGATGAATATAAAAAAacgttaattataattattcaaTTGAATCCAAATATCTAAAACCCGGAAAATCTGGATCTAACAAGACCCAACACAAACCTGACTCGAAGATATTAATTATATCTGGCCTCATTAACTCGAGATCTCTAATGTCGTCATTtgaatattaatcatttaaaaaaactttgtaGACTCGAAGCTCCAATAAAATCGTGTCGATTCAGACTAATATGAACGGCGTTATAAATAAACATCGGTGAGGAATGAAGCTTTTATtcagaggagaaagagaagcatgaaatataattaaaagaaaatatgatgTCAAATCTCCAGCTATAGGTTCTGCACATGTCGGAAGTATACTAGAGATAGGGGCAAAGATTGAGATTATGATTTTGTCAACAGTGAATATGCCATTTAGCTAAATAATGTTTGAAACGTAGACATCGAATGCaattgcccaaaaaaaaatccgagttatttcttccaaaagaaatatttttaaaactaaaaaagaagTATCGAATACAGAGATTTAAACCAACTTACAAATTAACAAATTCACATTGACTACCTATTTATGTAAGACTCCTTTTCAGACACTCCTGATTTCTTCTTAAAAACCACTTGCAACCTATCGTCTCTTTTTTTAGACTTATTCTTAGGtccaccccctagggtgaacctctaggttcaccaaccaatataattattttattttattttcgatatcttttaaaaaaggaaacaaaatattatcaaattatattatgcttttaaaattaaaaggtaaaaaaaagtaataattacaaaaaaaaatattttacgttGTCAGcataacattaaaccctaaaccctaaattctaatccctaaacccttaatcctaaaccctaaacccttggataaactctaaactctaggataaactctaaactctaggataaatcctaaactctaaatcaaaatcactatacactaaaacattcaagcgtttagggtttagggttttagtgttttttatttagagtttaagatttatccaagggtttagggtttacccatgggtttagggtttacccaagggtttagagtttatccaaaggtttagggtttaggatttagggtttagggattaggatttagggtttagtgttttgttgagaatattaaaaatatatttttttttaattttttttctgtaactattatctttttttacttttttattttaaaaacataatataatttgagaatattttgtttacttttttaaaagatattgaatttaaaataatgaaatcctattggttggtgaacccaaAAATGACTCCTTTTTTTAACCTTTTGAAATCAACAAGATCTCAAATCTGATTTTATTCAAACTCACTTACTCTTATGTCATAACATCTATTCATTATTCATTTTTGTTGCCACTTATAGCTTCCCAAAAACTGAATGGATCATCTGTATCAACTGCAAGAACAATGTTACCTTTTTCTTTACATCCATAATCTAATAGGAGGCTTAAATACACATTTTTATGCTGGCAACCATGATGTCCCTTACTCCAcgtgttttttctttctctgcAGACTACTCCCACCAATCTACTACTGGTCTAACTTCACTAGACCCTTCCTGAAGTGCTTTTGAATCTATGTTAGCCTAATGATCACATGTACTTGGTTTGATATTGCCTGTTGCTCCATGATTATTCATTAAAGAACACATCtccattaatttatttttagccTTGTAAACTACAATTGGGGCTCGCCCTACAACCTATTCGCCAATTCGCTTCCAGCTGACATATGTCCCTTCATAACTCATTTGCATACCTTTAACACATCTTTTCGTCCGCTTTGAACTGGAAGCCGTTTCTGTAAAAGCATGCCCAAAActttatcaaaattttcttcATTACTGGAATATGCTTGACATCATTCAGTCTTGTGATGGTGCAATCATGCATTCAAAATTTTATCTGTCTCACATCCACGACATGGAACAACTTGTCGTCTGCTAACCAAACATAATCCATGTTTCCAACCTAAAACGTGTCAAACCAATCCTTATAAGGAGACATATGGAACGAAGCACATGTATCCAAACCAATCTGAGTGATTACCTAATGTTACATTATGCATATCGCCATCAATTGATTGCTATGAGTCATCGTTGAAGATGTATGCTCAAGACAGAGCTGTAGTAGTTCATGAAGCATGACATGAACTACGACATCAGACAACGATACAAGAGTTGTTCGAGTCGGTTAAAGAGCATTAAAGGAAGATTTACTGAAAAAGTCAGTATAAAGGAAGtattgaagaagaagctattgagcttagagaaaatgaagattgGATTATTCGCTGAAGAAGCATATATGGAAAGTTTCCATTAGATAGATtttagatctagggttttccTCTAAAAGTATAAAGAGGAATCTTGGCACTGCGTGGCCGTTTAACACACATAGAGAGCTTTTAGCAATAATAAGGTTTGCAAGTACGAATAAGGAGAAGCAAAACCACTAGGGGTTAAGAGCTTGAGTGGTTCATATACTGCGTCAACTCTGTGAACGAGTGAGACTAGTTAACAAGGCAAGATTTGTCTTGAGCTTGCTTGAAGGTTTGCTTTTAAGAAGAACTTGTATGTGCCTTTAAAAGGATTAATCTAGTCGTATTTGTTGAAAAGAAATATTCATGTGTTACTGTGTGTTCTAGTTAGTATAGCTCGATTATCTTACATTAACAATCGTTCTTCTGAATCACATTTAAAAAACTTGAACCGTCTTTAGATTTCTGACCTTTGTCAGGAGAGTCTCTCATATAGTGGCCAACTTTGCAACACCGATAGCATAATACCTTTTTAATGTTCTTCTTGCTGGTACCCTCCTGACACTTCTATAATTGCCTTCCTCTTTCCTAGTTGTCATTGGTATAAAACTTGAGACATGTCATTCATCCCAGTATTTTCT
The nucleotide sequence above comes from Brassica napus cultivar Da-Ae chromosome A9, Da-Ae, whole genome shotgun sequence. Encoded proteins:
- the LOC106364598 gene encoding upstream activation factor subunit UAF30, which gives rise to MTGFSRVFGGCRTLMAKATTNAAATGIVAGKEGKGILKTVPVSKTLASFAGESELSRATAVKKVWEHIKGNNLQNPENRKEIICDDKLKTIFEGKDKVGFTEIAKLLSPHFPKSV